A single genomic interval of Adhaeribacter pallidiroseus harbors:
- a CDS encoding RagB/SusD family nutrient uptake outer membrane protein, with product MKLKIFKKVSTALLLGAILLGPTSCKDFLEEEPPANLTPENFYDIPDHAEAALAAVYADLRLPYDGAGIFSSSWQMLEAPTGTSTTETAQNSDLNNLYSLVYDGNTQHIINWWNGMYRIIANANLLLANVPAITPMDEGQKTRVLGQARFLRAWAYFNAVRLWGDVPLITEPQTIESKDFFPTRAPQQEVYNLIIEDLKAAEAAGLPWMDASGRVSTAAVKSQLARVYLTMAGFPLNKGAEYYKLAADKAFEVITYANANPTMINLFPTYMDVHKESTENRLEHIFMIQYNTLITGTPGGGNPMENMYPNFKPVTFSGPGGTGSTIPTREFYNSYEPNDLRAKNQEGYFYTSYYTNGNGAPFDLGAPYIFKHFNTTSSGFNGVAGTRNNNLNVPLIRYAEVLLMYAEAQNEVTGNPTPEAYAAFKKIRDRAQLTTPDIGTYTQASFREAVWKERWHELAYEQITWFDMVRLRKVYNESTDKFDEFVGHLNQGRFPLQEKHLLFPIPIPEIQNSPNLVQNLGY from the coding sequence ATGAAGTTGAAAATATTTAAAAAAGTAAGCACCGCCTTGTTATTAGGTGCTATTTTACTCGGGCCTACCTCCTGTAAAGATTTTCTGGAAGAAGAACCACCTGCCAACTTAACCCCCGAAAACTTTTATGATATCCCGGACCATGCCGAAGCCGCTTTAGCCGCTGTTTATGCCGATTTACGTCTACCTTACGACGGAGCGGGTATTTTTTCGTCGAGTTGGCAAATGCTGGAAGCACCAACCGGTACTTCTACTACCGAGACCGCTCAGAACTCGGATTTAAACAACCTGTATTCCCTGGTATACGATGGCAATACCCAGCACATTATAAACTGGTGGAACGGTATGTACCGGATAATTGCCAATGCTAATTTGCTTTTGGCGAATGTACCAGCTATCACCCCCATGGACGAAGGTCAAAAAACCAGAGTATTAGGACAGGCTCGGTTCCTGCGTGCCTGGGCATATTTTAATGCCGTGCGCTTATGGGGTGATGTACCTTTAATTACTGAACCACAAACCATTGAGTCCAAAGATTTCTTTCCGACCCGTGCTCCTCAGCAGGAAGTTTACAATTTAATTATTGAGGATTTGAAAGCGGCGGAAGCAGCTGGCTTGCCCTGGATGGATGCGAGTGGCCGGGTTTCTACGGCGGCTGTAAAATCGCAATTAGCCCGGGTATACCTAACTATGGCCGGCTTTCCTTTAAATAAAGGGGCGGAATATTATAAATTAGCGGCGGATAAGGCATTTGAGGTAATTACTTACGCCAATGCTAATCCCACCATGATCAACCTGTTTCCTACCTACATGGATGTGCATAAAGAAAGTACCGAAAACAGGTTGGAGCACATTTTTATGATCCAGTATAATACTTTGATTACAGGAACACCTGGGGGCGGTAACCCTATGGAAAACATGTATCCAAACTTTAAACCGGTAACCTTTTCAGGTCCTGGCGGTACGGGGAGCACTATTCCTACCCGAGAATTTTATAATTCGTATGAGCCCAATGATTTACGGGCTAAGAACCAGGAAGGCTATTTTTACACCAGCTATTACACCAATGGTAACGGTGCTCCTTTCGATTTAGGTGCTCCTTACATCTTCAAGCACTTTAACACTACCTCCAGTGGTTTTAACGGTGTAGCTGGTACCCGTAATAACAACCTGAATGTGCCATTAATCCGTTACGCCGAAGTGCTTTTAATGTACGCCGAAGCACAGAACGAAGTAACTGGCAATCCTACTCCAGAAGCCTACGCCGCATTTAAAAAAATCCGGGACCGGGCGCAATTAACCACGCCGGATATAGGTACCTACACCCAAGCTAGTTTCCGGGAAGCAGTTTGGAAAGAACGCTGGCACGAATTAGCGTACGAACAAATTACCTGGTTTGATATGGTTCGACTGCGTAAGGTTTATAATGAGAGCACTGATAAATTCGATGAATTTGTTGGCCACTTGAATCAAGGCCGTTTTCCATTGCAGGAAAAACATCTCTTATTCCCCATTCCAATACCAGAAATTCAAAATAGCCCGAATCTGGTTCAGAACCTTGGGTATTAA
- a CDS encoding RNA polymerase sigma-70 factor — protein sequence MVASTAKQTSNPLSLKDLTDFDQIYRHYWSELFDRAYKRIQSVEKAEEIIQDLFVELWEKREQIEIRESLEAYLFGALKFRILNYLRHEKTLESHLRIIREHAVKTTNNLEEEIYINDLEAAYKNQVDNLPEKCRAVFELSRQEQLSFKEIALRLNVSVNTVEKHVGKALRVLRLHLKDFTFSLLLFWLS from the coding sequence TTGGTTGCCTCTACCGCAAAACAAACCAGTAACCCTTTATCTTTAAAAGATTTAACTGATTTCGACCAAATTTATCGCCACTACTGGTCTGAGTTGTTTGATAGGGCATACAAACGAATTCAGTCTGTGGAAAAAGCCGAAGAAATCATCCAGGATCTTTTCGTGGAACTTTGGGAAAAAAGGGAGCAAATCGAAATTCGGGAATCCTTAGAAGCTTATCTGTTTGGCGCTTTAAAATTCCGAATCTTAAATTATCTGCGACACGAAAAAACCCTGGAATCGCACTTACGGATTATCCGGGAGCACGCCGTTAAAACTACTAATAACCTGGAAGAAGAAATTTATATAAATGATTTAGAAGCTGCTTACAAAAATCAAGTAGATAATTTGCCTGAAAAATGCCGGGCCGTTTTTGAATTAAGCCGGCAAGAACAACTTTCTTTTAAAGAAATTGCCCTTCGGTTAAATGTCTCGGTTAATACAGTAGAAAAACACGTTGGTAAAGCTTTACGAGTTTTGCGGCTCCATTTAAAAGACTTTACTTTTTCCCTGCTGCTATTTTGGTTAAGCTAA
- a CDS encoding FecR family protein, with the protein MKPAIQDLIQKYLQGQATAEEQVLVEQYYNSFSNQRNYTETLSPRDKKLLEEKILTRILTKVQSAPETQPATLVKPIKVSLNNYLKVAAIFVGLVALAISYKYFLASDKVVLTTHFGEVATFTLPDSSRVTLNGNSVLEYTTWNKIQDREVTLQGEAFFSVKHTQNHQKFLVHVPGKMEVEVLGTEFNVLGRQHNSRVVLSSGKVQLHLPASNTSAQTVVMQPGEMVELKPQTAHVIKTKVNPEKYTSWSGRMLVLEQTSLRDLIQDLEDTYGLQVTVNDTSLLSHTFSGRLPSQDVEVLLLGLSKAFDLKITKTNNQVTIIK; encoded by the coding sequence ATGAAACCGGCCATTCAAGATCTCATTCAAAAATACCTGCAAGGACAAGCTACTGCTGAAGAACAAGTTTTAGTAGAACAATATTACAATTCGTTTTCGAACCAGAGGAATTATACGGAAACCTTATCCCCACGCGACAAAAAGCTTTTAGAAGAAAAAATTTTAACCCGAATTCTAACAAAAGTTCAATCTGCTCCGGAAACGCAGCCAGCAACTCTCGTTAAACCCATTAAGGTATCTTTAAATAATTACTTAAAAGTAGCGGCCATATTTGTAGGTTTAGTAGCACTGGCTATTTCTTATAAATACTTTCTTGCTTCCGATAAAGTGGTACTCACGACTCATTTCGGGGAAGTAGCCACCTTTACCCTGCCCGATAGTTCTAGAGTTACTTTAAATGGCAATTCTGTGTTGGAATACACTACCTGGAACAAAATTCAAGACCGCGAAGTAACGCTGCAAGGAGAAGCTTTCTTTTCGGTGAAGCACACCCAAAATCACCAGAAGTTTTTGGTGCATGTACCAGGCAAAATGGAGGTGGAAGTACTGGGCACCGAATTTAATGTACTGGGACGGCAGCATAACTCCCGGGTAGTATTAAGCTCCGGTAAAGTACAATTACACCTCCCTGCCTCCAACACCTCCGCTCAAACCGTTGTTATGCAGCCCGGCGAAATGGTTGAGTTAAAGCCACAAACCGCTCACGTTATTAAAACAAAAGTAAATCCCGAAAAATATACTTCGTGGAGCGGCCGGATGCTGGTTTTAGAACAAACTTCATTGCGCGATCTGATTCAGGATTTAGAAGATACTTATGGCTTACAAGTAACCGTGAACGATACTAGTTTGCTCAGTCATACTTTCTCGGGCCGCTTACCTTCCCAGGATGTAGAGGTGCTGCTACTAGGTTTAAGCAAGGCTTTTGATTTAAAAATAACCAAAACAAACAACCAAGTAACCATTATCAAATAA
- a CDS encoding 3-keto-disaccharide hydrolase: MTMTISVKGIRQKAALLCAGLLAPLYMQAQTAATSQPATIPLTDLSAFKNPGKTWQLAGDVSADLGKDNSLSLSKGTGVLVNLPDKKNHGEDLYTTAEHGDAQVEFDYMIAKGSNSGVYLQGRYELQLLDSWNVKTPKASDNGGIYERWDDSKPEGQKGYEGYPPRQNASRAPGLWQHLKVMFQAPKFDGSGKKMANARMLRVELNGVVIHEELELLGPTRGAMANDEKATGPLRFQGDHGAIAFRNISISNLPATPMQANSRRNDNPVDPILVEAPTNTILRSFMDIPGQPRTRVVHAVSVGSPQKVHYTYDLDKGAVIQVWRGNFLDATPMWHDRGDGSSRPAGAVQRFGLPKFALAKLGSAQAAWIADSAGTSFRPKGYTLDENDQPTFTYRIYGATVSDAIRVMDNGQGIHREITVQNPAGGELYARLAEGTTIEEDKSNGAYLVDGKAYYLRLDDAKGTKPVVRDADGRKELVVPVKGKVGYSILF, from the coding sequence ATGACCATGACTATTTCAGTGAAGGGCATCCGGCAAAAAGCAGCATTATTATGTGCGGGCTTACTGGCGCCACTTTACATGCAGGCGCAAACAGCTGCTACCAGCCAGCCCGCTACCATTCCGCTTACCGACTTATCTGCTTTTAAAAATCCGGGTAAAACCTGGCAGTTAGCAGGCGATGTTTCGGCGGATTTAGGTAAAGACAATAGCCTGTCTCTTTCTAAAGGAACAGGCGTATTAGTAAATCTTCCCGACAAAAAGAACCATGGCGAAGATTTGTACACTACCGCCGAGCACGGCGACGCCCAAGTGGAATTTGATTACATGATCGCCAAAGGCTCCAATTCTGGCGTTTACTTACAAGGCCGTTACGAGTTACAATTGCTCGATAGCTGGAATGTAAAAACCCCTAAAGCGAGCGATAATGGCGGCATCTACGAACGCTGGGACGACAGCAAGCCCGAAGGCCAGAAAGGTTACGAAGGTTACCCGCCCCGCCAGAATGCCAGCCGGGCACCCGGTTTATGGCAGCACCTGAAAGTAATGTTTCAGGCTCCCAAATTTGACGGCAGCGGCAAAAAAATGGCGAACGCCCGCATGCTGCGCGTAGAATTAAACGGCGTAGTAATCCACGAAGAATTAGAACTGCTGGGGCCCACCCGGGGCGCCATGGCCAACGACGAAAAGGCTACCGGCCCCTTGCGCTTCCAGGGCGATCACGGAGCGATTGCTTTCCGGAACATTTCTATTTCCAACCTTCCGGCCACGCCAATGCAGGCAAATTCCAGAAGAAACGATAACCCCGTAGATCCCATTCTGGTGGAAGCCCCTACCAATACCATTTTACGCAGCTTTATGGATATTCCGGGCCAGCCGCGCACCCGGGTGGTACACGCCGTTTCGGTGGGTAGCCCGCAAAAAGTACATTATACCTACGATTTAGATAAAGGAGCCGTTATACAAGTATGGCGCGGTAACTTTTTAGATGCTACTCCCATGTGGCACGACCGCGGCGACGGTTCTTCGCGCCCGGCTGGCGCGGTGCAACGGTTTGGCTTACCTAAGTTTGCCCTGGCCAAGTTAGGCTCCGCCCAAGCTGCCTGGATTGCCGACAGTGCCGGTACCAGCTTCCGCCCGAAAGGCTATACGCTCGACGAAAATGACCAACCCACCTTCACCTACCGCATATACGGAGCCACTGTTTCTGATGCCATTCGGGTAATGGATAATGGGCAGGGTATTCACCGCGAAATTACCGTACAAAATCCGGCCGGTGGCGAATTATACGCCCGTTTAGCCGAAGGTACTACCATTGAAGAAGACAAATCGAATGGTGCCTATTTAGTAGATGGCAAAGCGTATTACCTGCGTTTAGATGATGCGAAAGGAACCAAGCCGGTAGTACGCGACGCAGATGGCCGCAAAGAACTAGTGGTACCGGTAAAAGGGAAAGTTGGCTATTCTATCTTATTCTAG
- a CDS encoding c-type cytochrome, translating into MKYSSKYIRNKFLRRTALPLLLGAFSLASVSPAQAQNAPKEEDFYKIVKVSAPEGTILEVGGLAMLPNGDLGISTRRGDVFIVENPTGPRPYFRKFASGLHEVLGLAYKDGALYCAQRGELTKLVDTNKDGKADVFETVYAWPLSGHYHEYSFGPKIAPDGSFFVTGNVAFGDEQWWRGESRVPWRGWTLKISPDGKVEPWATGMRSPAGLGMIDGELFYSDNQGEYVGSGGIWHVKKGIFAGHPAGLKWTGLPGSPVKYTTEQFNAKLDPRDKRDANDRAIKPENVVDEKFVTKADIKKDFPQLQLQSVILPHTILGISNSEMVKIPEGAFGPFAGQILIGDQGQSKISRVMMEKVKGEFQGAAIEFRNDFQSGVMRLAWGPDNSLFVGETNRGWGSAGEENQGLQRLVYNNQVPFEMLNVRAMPDGFEIEFTKPVDRSSAEDLASYAVESFTYKYHPVYGSPPVNIENPKVKGVKVSEDGMKARIIVDGLREAYVHNISLEGVRDKEKSMPLLHTNAFYTLNNIPDGAKLPLAQASTKNSGKSVAMKTVPTEIMEDRFNFKLQSAVVESGLKNNNKTAAKGGAKGSAKGTGIVAKGSVPSQQPVLSFDQIKPILAKNNCLACHNAEKRQVGPAYKDVAKRKYTNEQIVQLIYNPQPKNWPEYATEMPPMPQVPRADALKIAAWINSLDGSNNQSASKATIKNSDNPNN; encoded by the coding sequence ATGAAGTATTCTAGTAAATATATCCGAAACAAATTTTTGCGCCGCACGGCTCTGCCGCTGTTGCTGGGCGCTTTTTCTTTAGCCAGTGTTTCGCCGGCCCAGGCGCAGAACGCGCCCAAAGAAGAAGATTTTTATAAAATAGTAAAAGTATCTGCTCCCGAAGGCACTATTCTGGAAGTAGGTGGTTTAGCCATGTTACCGAACGGTGACCTGGGTATTTCTACCCGTCGGGGCGATGTTTTTATCGTGGAAAATCCTACTGGTCCCCGTCCTTATTTCCGGAAGTTTGCCTCCGGGTTGCACGAAGTACTAGGTTTGGCTTACAAAGACGGAGCGCTGTATTGCGCGCAACGCGGCGAGCTTACTAAACTGGTAGATACCAACAAAGATGGCAAAGCCGATGTATTCGAAACGGTATACGCCTGGCCCCTTTCGGGTCATTACCATGAGTATTCCTTCGGACCGAAAATTGCGCCGGATGGTTCGTTTTTCGTAACGGGTAACGTGGCCTTCGGCGATGAGCAATGGTGGCGCGGCGAAAGCCGGGTGCCGTGGCGCGGCTGGACTTTAAAAATCAGCCCCGATGGTAAAGTAGAGCCTTGGGCTACCGGTATGCGTTCACCGGCGGGTTTGGGTATGATCGACGGAGAATTGTTTTATTCGGATAACCAAGGTGAATACGTAGGTTCAGGTGGTATCTGGCACGTAAAAAAAGGTATTTTCGCGGGGCACCCGGCCGGATTAAAATGGACCGGTTTACCCGGTTCACCGGTTAAATATACTACCGAGCAGTTTAATGCCAAGTTAGATCCGCGCGATAAACGCGATGCGAACGACCGGGCCATTAAACCCGAAAACGTAGTCGACGAAAAGTTTGTCACCAAAGCCGATATAAAAAAGGACTTCCCCCAGTTGCAATTACAATCAGTAATATTACCGCACACCATTTTGGGTATTTCTAACTCCGAAATGGTAAAAATTCCGGAAGGCGCTTTTGGTCCGTTTGCGGGTCAAATCTTAATCGGCGACCAGGGACAAAGCAAAATCTCCCGGGTTATGATGGAAAAAGTAAAAGGCGAATTCCAGGGTGCGGCTATTGAGTTCCGGAACGATTTTCAATCGGGCGTTATGCGCTTAGCCTGGGGACCGGATAATTCTTTGTTCGTAGGCGAAACCAACCGGGGTTGGGGATCGGCCGGCGAAGAAAACCAAGGCTTGCAGCGCTTGGTGTATAACAACCAGGTTCCTTTCGAAATGCTGAATGTACGCGCCATGCCCGATGGTTTTGAGATTGAATTTACCAAACCCGTGGATCGCAGCTCCGCCGAAGATTTAGCTTCTTACGCCGTAGAAAGCTTTACCTATAAATACCACCCGGTTTACGGTAGCCCCCCGGTAAACATCGAAAACCCGAAAGTAAAAGGTGTTAAAGTATCGGAAGATGGCATGAAAGCCCGCATTATTGTGGATGGTTTACGCGAAGCTTACGTGCACAACATTTCCTTAGAAGGTGTACGGGATAAAGAAAAATCGATGCCGCTGTTGCACACCAACGCGTTTTACACTTTGAACAACATTCCGGATGGTGCGAAGTTACCGTTGGCGCAGGCCAGCACGAAAAACTCCGGTAAATCGGTCGCCATGAAAACGGTGCCCACCGAAATTATGGAAGACCGCTTTAATTTTAAATTACAATCGGCGGTAGTAGAAAGCGGTTTGAAAAACAATAACAAAACCGCGGCGAAAGGTGGCGCTAAAGGCAGCGCCAAAGGTACCGGCATTGTGGCCAAAGGCAGCGTACCATCTCAGCAACCGGTACTTTCTTTTGACCAGATTAAACCTATTCTGGCGAAAAACAACTGTTTAGCTTGCCACAACGCCGAAAAACGCCAGGTTGGTCCGGCTTACAAAGATGTAGCGAAACGTAAATACACCAACGAGCAAATAGTGCAATTGATTTACAACCCGCAGCCTAAAAACTGGCCCGAGTACGCGACCGAAATGCCGCCCATGCCGCAGGTCCCCCGGGCTGATGCTTTAAAAATTGCCGCCTGGATTAATTCCCTCGACGGTAGCAATAATCAATCAGCTTCTAAGGCTACGATTAAAAATTCCGATAATCCTAATAATTAA
- a CDS encoding 3-keto-disaccharide hydrolase, with the protein MKKLFAVLFFLNFFSFAQAQEGTKTHPNTKQAGWRNLFQPDLTNAIKPDNVWTFENGVLTASEDNSIWSNKEYNDFILDLEFKTANGTNSGVVVHASDIKDWIPNSVEIQIADDYSEEWSKAPKTWQCGAIFGRLAPKKSNVKKPGEWNHYTVTCKGKKIYVILNGELVNEIDMNQWTDPKKNPDGSDIPAWLNKPLATLPLKGYVGLQGKHAGAPIYFRNVKIKEL; encoded by the coding sequence ATGAAAAAGCTATTTGCCGTTCTATTTTTTTTAAATTTTTTCTCTTTTGCGCAAGCGCAGGAAGGCACTAAAACGCACCCTAATACCAAACAGGCGGGCTGGCGCAACTTATTTCAGCCGGATTTAACCAATGCCATTAAACCCGATAATGTCTGGACTTTTGAAAACGGCGTTTTAACGGCTTCCGAAGACAACAGCATTTGGTCAAACAAAGAATACAATGATTTTATTCTGGACCTGGAATTTAAAACCGCCAATGGTACCAACAGCGGCGTAGTAGTACACGCCAGCGACATTAAAGATTGGATTCCGAACAGTGTGGAAATTCAGATTGCCGATGATTACAGCGAAGAATGGTCGAAGGCGCCGAAAACCTGGCAGTGCGGCGCTATCTTTGGCCGTTTAGCTCCCAAGAAAAGTAACGTTAAAAAGCCCGGCGAATGGAATCACTACACGGTTACCTGCAAAGGCAAAAAAATCTATGTAATTCTGAATGGCGAACTGGTAAACGAAATAGACATGAATCAATGGACCGATCCGAAAAAGAATCCCGATGGTTCCGACATTCCGGCCTGGCTGAACAAGCCATTGGCTACTTTACCGCTGAAAGGCTACGTGGGTTTACAAGGCAAACATGCCGGGGCGCCTATTTACTTCCGGAACGTAAAAATCAAAGAGCTATAA
- a CDS encoding porin family protein, producing the protein MVQVSCLQLICKKFWLFLIFSIIFLKIEAVAQTQDTVVVQKVFVPTTSIGFKAGYNLAQTGFKPTIKQEFTRSITAGFILNHFAQPYAGIQVELNYIQAGWTFSDVDHSQDISYLEVPVFTHIQIGKKNGAFLLNLGPYIAFLLTKRDSLSIPETPNTDLITTAPNRLHYGLAFGLGYLQKTAIGNFQLEARYNFGLGNLLSATTSPSQAITATVGYLLERRKK; encoded by the coding sequence ATGGTTCAAGTATCCTGCCTTCAGCTGATTTGTAAAAAGTTTTGGCTATTCCTGATTTTTTCGATTATTTTTTTAAAAATCGAGGCGGTTGCTCAAACCCAGGACACCGTGGTGGTTCAGAAAGTATTTGTTCCTACTACTTCCATCGGGTTTAAAGCCGGCTACAATCTTGCGCAAACCGGCTTTAAACCTACTATCAAGCAAGAATTTACCAGATCAATCACCGCGGGTTTCATTTTAAATCATTTTGCGCAACCTTACGCCGGCATTCAGGTGGAATTAAACTACATCCAAGCCGGCTGGACATTTTCTGACGTGGACCATTCCCAAGATATCAGCTACTTGGAAGTACCCGTATTTACGCATATTCAAATCGGCAAAAAAAACGGGGCTTTTTTGCTAAATCTGGGTCCGTACATTGCTTTTCTACTTACTAAACGCGACTCTCTTTCTATTCCCGAAACTCCGAACACGGACCTAATTACTACGGCACCTAACCGGTTGCACTACGGGCTTGCTTTTGGCTTGGGATATTTACAAAAAACCGCTATTGGCAACTTTCAGTTAGAGGCTCGTTATAACTTCGGGCTCGGCAATTTATTAAGCGCTACTACTTCGCCTAGTCAGGCCATAACGGCTACTGTAGGCTACCTGCTGGAACGCAGAAAAAAATAA